From a single Portunus trituberculatus isolate SZX2019 chromosome 15, ASM1759143v1, whole genome shotgun sequence genomic region:
- the LOC123504262 gene encoding flocculation protein FLO11-like, producing the protein MRGWQTVCIVGVVLTAAAVGHGRTVAAQILQYTEAGHSRNEAGVPGNNVTGGWSWVDHHGQQHHIWYVADTRGFRAFGDLVPKAAKPMNVGVPVVVAIPLASLQEKTTKTSDVPQPVDKPRAERNLTPELSKGGGQDKEMKTDSATKAEVSTLPPVTSTTTDILDLDTTLLKDVTEQPETIASAGEGSGDTIITTTTTPSTTTTTTTSTTTTTTTAATPANTATSIPEAASQIPVTSSTPCTTTEPIEELPIPQPLIDDKQHGSPKSLAPSESGSADEKAPDQLPDASFHSPKQSTVTPSGNNFVASVFNKLSTALGAPDDNMQKPRLHQEPQNGLESITPDPEQHSTSDFVLINRLRAPTIPKPRVGSQQLVPKPVNVMGRTDSVVMGLHSSGRPSTSRPLTHTTEELKPLGIHLLNLVPIPKKTASASRPVPRPVRVVGEPNLDNFWRPAGLARTTVTPFRQPRPSRDYDYHYYDYYDYNDYRGENTGGPVTPTQKTKSKTVRSNSEEYSLETDYSDSEESEDSSDNQ; encoded by the exons ATTGTGGGTGTGGTCCTTACAGCGGCTGCGGTTGGGCATGGCAGGACCGTGGCGGCCCAGATACTGCAGTACACTGAGGCAGGACACTCCAGGAATGAGGCGGGTGTTCCTGGCAACAATGTCACAGGAGGGTGGAG CTGGGTGGACCATCATGGACAGCAGCACCACATCTGGTACGTGGCAGACACCAGGGGCTTCAGGGCCTTCGGGGACTTGGTACCTAAAGCCGCGAAGCCCATGAATGTTGGCGTTCCTGTTGTGGTGGCCATTCCACTTGCTTCCTTACAAGAGAAGACAACGAAGACTTCTGATGTTCCCCAGCCAGTGGACAAACCCAGGGCAGAAAGAAATCTTACTCCGGAGTTATCCAAGGGAGGCGGTcaggacaaggaaatgaagacgGACTCAGCTACAAAAGCTGAAGTATCAACTTTACCGCCGGTGACAAGCACCACGACTGACATCCTAGACCTTGACACCACACTACTAAAAGATGTTACCGAACAGCCAGAAACAATAGCCAGTGCTGGAGAGGGAAGTGGGGacaccattatcactaccaccactaccccctccaccaccaccaccaccaccacctccaccaccaccaccaccactactgctgctactcctgcCAACACTGCTACAAGCATTCCAGAAGCAGCTTCACAGATTCCAGTCACGAGTTCAACACCGTGTACCACAACTGAACCTATTGAGGAGCTTCCAATCCCTCAACCTTTGATAGACGATAAGCAACATGGCTCACCTAAAAGCCTAGCACCTTCTGAATCAGGTTCTGCTGATGAAAAAGCCCCAGATCAGTTACCAGATGCCAGCTTTCATTCACCCAAACAAAGTACCGTCACACCATCAGGTAACAATTTCGTAGCATCGGTGTTCAATAAGCTCAGCACGGCACTAGGGGCGCCTGATGACAACATGCAAAAACCTCGCCTGCACCAAGAGCCTCAGAATGGTTTGGAAAGCATCACTCCTGATCCTGAGCAACACTCCACGTCAGACTTTGTGTTAATCAATCGCCTACGAGCACCCACCATCCCAAAGCCCCGGGTTGGCAGTCAGCAGCTGGTGCCGAAGCCCGTCAATGTGATGGGACGGACAGACTCTGTTGTGATGGGGCTTCACTCTTCAGGCAGACCTTCCACCTCACGTCCCCTCACGCACACCACTGAAGAACTCAAGCCGTTGGGCATTCACTTGCTAAATTTGGTGCCCATTCCAAAGAAGACTGCAAGTGCCAGCAGACCAGTGCCACGGCCAGTGCGGGTAGTTGGTGAACCAAATTTAGATAATTTTTGGCGTCCGGCGGGTCTGGCGCGGACAACAGTCACCCCCTTCAGGCAACCACGCCCAAGCCGAGACTACgactatcattattatgattactatGATTATAATGATTACAGAGGGGAAAACACGGGAGGGCCAGTGACTCCAACACAGAAAACTAAATCCAAGACTGTTCGTAGTAACAGTGAAGAATATTCTTTAGAAACAGACTACTCAGATAGTGAAGAGAGTGAGGACTCTAGTGACAATCAGTAA